The genomic stretch ATCGGGATGAGTCGCCAATAAAAACTCGCGCTCATCAAACGCAGCATCGGGGAAATTGACCAAATGCGAGCCGGCAATAAAGCCCAAACCGCCATTGGCCGGCGATTCATCGCCCAGCGCCAGCCAGCTTGACACCAGCTCAGGGCGCGCAAAGCGCCAGTAACGCACATCGCGGTGCCACAAGGTATCGCTACTAAAACTCGGCTGCTTGGTCATCAGGCTATTGTGATGCGCTTGCGTCAGCGTGATCTCGTTGCTGCCCAGCAATTGGCCGATCAGTTGCAAGGCATTACGCTGCCCCGCCCAATTGAGAAACACCTCGCCGCGCCCCGCCATGCCGCGCAAACGGCGTATCGTCGCCCCGCCCTGCTCATCACTCGATTTGGGCGCGCCCGGGTAACCCAATTCGGCTTCTAACTCCAACGGCGGCAGGCGCAATTCAAGCTGGCGCATCGCCTCAGCACGAATCGCCGCCACTTGTTCCGCCGGCGCAAAGCCACGCAAAATC from Chitinibacter sp. SCUT-21 encodes the following:
- a CDS encoding phytanoyl-CoA dioxygenase family protein, producing MAITSFSDFADVGAIASAFARDGVVILRGFAPAEQVAAIRAEAMRQLELRLPPLELEAELGYPGAPKSSDEQGGATIRRLRGMAGRGEVFLNWAGQRNALQLIGQLLGSNEITLTQAHHNSLMTKQPSFSSDTLWHRDVRYWRFARPELVSSWLALGDESPANGGLGFIAGSHLVNFPDAAFDEREFLLATHPDAAPWVDKAEFPTLSAGDVVLFDARTFHAASRNSTEKTKYSLVFSYHASDNLPQSGSRSASLPGITWSSTE